A genomic region of Pseudomonas migulae contains the following coding sequences:
- a CDS encoding DUF6124 family protein: MFKVTPNPPDTDPISPYASLDSNKLNEAAERALDHHFPRTEPKPPKRNGQLFAVCPGINTESLLANASEDLLSISAIAADLADDVDGSRRSVALALSRMADGVHLLVERALDHLDEPEMAAIFAQQQSRIS; the protein is encoded by the coding sequence ATGTTCAAAGTCACACCCAACCCGCCAGACACCGACCCAATCTCCCCCTACGCAAGCCTCGACTCAAACAAACTCAACGAAGCCGCCGAACGCGCCCTCGACCATCACTTCCCGCGAACCGAACCCAAACCACCAAAGCGCAACGGCCAGCTCTTCGCTGTCTGCCCCGGCATCAACACCGAATCCCTCCTCGCCAACGCCTCGGAAGACCTGCTGTCCATCAGCGCCATCGCCGCCGACCTCGCAGACGATGTGGACGGCTCACGCCGCTCCGTAGCCCTGGCGCTCAGCCGCATGGCCGACGGCGTCCATTTGTTGGTGGAGCGAGCGTTGGATCATCTGGATGAACCCGAGATGGCAGCAATTTTCGCCCA
- the tssC gene encoding type VI secretion system contractile sheath large subunit: MSTSAAQQKSNENGEYSILDSIIAETRLTPDDEAYDIAKRGVSAFIEELLKPQNNGEPVKKAMVDRMIAEIDAKLSRQMDEILHHPDFQSLESSWRGLQLLVDRTNFRENIKIEILNVSKEDLLDDFEDSPEVMQAGLYKHIYTAEYGQFGGQPVGAIIANYFMSPSSPDVKLMQYVSSVACMSHAPFIAAAGPKFFGLESFTGLPDLKDLKDHFEGPQFAKWQSFRQSEDSRYVGLTVPRFLLRNPYDPEENPVKSFVYKETVANSHEHYLWGNTAYAFGTKLTDSFAKFRWCPNIIGPQSGGAVEDLPLHHFESMGEIETKIPTEVLVSDRREYELAEEGFISLTMRKGSDNAAFFSASSVQKPKFFGISAEGKAAELNYKLGTQLPYMMIVNRLAHYLKVLQREQLGSWKERTDLELELNKWIRQYVADQENPSAEVRGRRPLRAAQIIVSDVEGEPGWYRVSLNVRPHFKYMGADFTLSLVGKLDKE, translated from the coding sequence ATGAGCACGAGTGCAGCGCAGCAAAAAAGTAACGAGAACGGCGAATACAGCATTCTCGACAGCATCATCGCCGAAACCCGCCTGACGCCGGACGACGAGGCCTACGACATCGCCAAGCGCGGTGTGTCGGCCTTCATCGAAGAGCTGCTCAAGCCGCAGAACAATGGTGAGCCGGTCAAGAAAGCCATGGTTGACCGCATGATTGCCGAGATCGATGCCAAGCTCAGCCGTCAGATGGACGAAATCCTTCACCACCCGGACTTCCAGTCCCTGGAATCGTCGTGGCGTGGCCTGCAGTTGCTGGTCGACCGCACCAACTTCCGCGAAAACATCAAGATCGAAATCCTCAACGTCTCCAAAGAAGACCTGCTGGACGATTTCGAAGATTCGCCGGAAGTGATGCAGGCTGGCCTGTACAAGCACATCTACACCGCTGAATACGGCCAGTTCGGTGGTCAGCCTGTGGGCGCGATCATCGCCAACTACTTCATGTCCCCAAGCTCGCCGGACGTGAAACTGATGCAGTACGTGTCCAGCGTCGCCTGCATGTCCCACGCGCCGTTCATTGCCGCGGCCGGCCCGAAATTCTTCGGCCTGGAAAGCTTCACCGGCCTGCCGGACCTGAAGGATCTGAAAGATCACTTCGAAGGCCCGCAATTCGCCAAATGGCAGAGCTTCCGCCAGTCGGAAGACTCCCGCTACGTTGGCCTGACTGTGCCGCGTTTCCTGCTGCGTAACCCGTACGACCCGGAAGAAAACCCGGTCAAATCGTTCGTGTACAAGGAAACCGTCGCCAACAGCCACGAGCACTACCTGTGGGGCAACACGGCCTACGCGTTCGGCACCAAGCTGACCGACAGCTTCGCCAAATTCCGCTGGTGCCCGAACATCATCGGCCCGCAAAGCGGTGGCGCGGTTGAAGACCTGCCGTTGCACCACTTCGAAAGCATGGGCGAAATCGAAACCAAGATTCCTACCGAGGTTCTGGTTTCCGACCGTCGTGAATACGAACTGGCCGAGGAAGGTTTCATCTCCCTGACCATGCGCAAAGGCTCCGACAACGCGGCGTTCTTCTCCGCCAGCTCGGTGCAGAAGCCGAAGTTCTTCGGCATCAGCGCAGAAGGCAAGGCGGCAGAGCTGAACTACAAGCTCGGCACCCAACTGCCGTACATGATGATCGTCAACCGCCTGGCTCACTACTTGAAAGTGCTGCAGCGCGAGCAACTCGGTTCGTGGAAAGAACGCACCGACCTCGAGCTGGAACTGAACAAGTGGATCCGCCAGTACGTGGCCGACCAGGAAAACCCGAGCGCTGAAGTCCGTGGCCGTCGTCCGCTGCGCGCTGCCCAGATCATCGTCAGCGATGTTGAAGGCGAGCCTGGCTGGTACCGCGTCAGCCTGAACGTGCGCCCGCACTTCAAGTACATGGGTGCCGATTTCACCCTGTCGCTGGTTGGCAAGCTGGACAAAGAGTAA
- the tssF gene encoding type VI secretion system baseplate subunit TssF, which translates to MSFNHYYQSELTALRQLGRRFAERSPALAPFLGQAGRDPDVERLLEGFAFLTGRLRQKLDDELPELSHSLMHLLWPNYMRPLPAFSILQFDPLKRSGPALMVERDTPVESVPIDDVRCRFRTCYPTEVLPLDLAALNYSVKGDGSLLSLRLEMSADGHLGELELSRLRLHFAGERYISQMLYLSLLRNLEGIELIPLDGAGKPINGVNGTPMAFKMPGDRVQPVGFAEEEALIPYPLNTFRGYRYLQEYFAFQDKFLFVDINGLDLLKALPEDTLKQMRGLELRFDIRKSGIMRMRPTLDNVKLYCTPIVNLFKHDALPIRLDGKQDEYLLLPAEFDLQNCGVFSVETVTGWKPGGLGYQEYVPFESFEHDPSFDVPNSRPHYSIRQRSSLLHDGLDTYLSFGIRHTEAHETLSIELMCTNQNLPRKLKLGDISMACEDTPEFLSFRNITPATSSFAPPLNRDFLWKLISNMSLNYLSLADVNALKVILETYDLPRYYDQHAEKVSKRLLGGLKSIKHQHVDRLHRGLPVRGLRTELTIDPEGYIGEGDLFVFASVLNEFFALYASLNSYHELRVKSTQGEVYQWTPRMGLQPLL; encoded by the coding sequence GTGTCCTTTAACCACTACTACCAAAGCGAACTCACCGCACTTCGCCAGTTAGGTCGTCGATTCGCCGAGCGTAGTCCGGCGTTGGCGCCTTTCCTCGGGCAGGCCGGGCGGGATCCGGACGTGGAGCGGTTGCTGGAAGGTTTCGCGTTCCTGACCGGCCGCCTGCGTCAGAAGCTTGATGACGAACTGCCGGAGCTCAGCCATTCCCTGATGCACCTGCTGTGGCCCAACTACATGCGCCCGCTGCCGGCGTTCAGCATTTTGCAGTTCGACCCGTTGAAGCGTTCGGGTCCTGCATTGATGGTCGAGCGCGATACGCCGGTCGAGAGTGTGCCGATCGATGACGTGCGTTGCCGCTTCCGCACCTGCTACCCGACCGAAGTTCTGCCGCTGGATCTGGCCGCGCTGAATTATTCGGTGAAGGGCGACGGTTCGCTGTTGAGCCTGCGTCTGGAGATGAGCGCTGACGGCCACCTCGGTGAGTTGGAGTTGAGCCGTCTGCGTCTGCACTTCGCCGGTGAGCGCTACATCAGCCAGATGCTTTACCTGAGCCTGTTGCGCAACCTGGAAGGCATCGAGCTGATCCCGCTGGACGGCGCCGGCAAGCCCATCAACGGCGTCAACGGCACGCCGATGGCGTTCAAGATGCCCGGCGACCGTGTGCAGCCGGTGGGTTTTGCCGAAGAAGAAGCGTTGATCCCGTATCCGCTGAACACCTTCCGCGGCTATCGCTACTTGCAGGAATACTTCGCCTTCCAGGACAAATTCCTCTTCGTTGATATCAACGGTCTGGACCTGCTCAAAGCCTTGCCGGAAGACACGCTCAAGCAAATGCGCGGCCTCGAATTGCGCTTCGATATTCGCAAGAGCGGCATCATGCGCATGCGTCCGACGCTGGACAACGTGAAGCTCTACTGCACGCCGATCGTCAACCTGTTCAAGCACGACGCCTTGCCGATTCGCCTCGATGGCAAGCAAGACGAATACCTGCTGCTGCCCGCCGAATTCGATCTGCAAAACTGCGGCGTGTTTTCGGTGGAGACCGTGACGGGATGGAAGCCCGGCGGCCTCGGTTATCAGGAATACGTGCCGTTCGAGTCCTTCGAGCACGACCCGAGTTTCGACGTGCCCAACAGCCGTCCGCATTACAGCATTCGCCAGCGTTCGTCCCTGCTGCACGACGGCCTCGACACCTACCTGAGCTTCGGCATCCGCCACACCGAAGCCCACGAAACCCTGTCGATCGAGCTGATGTGCACCAACCAGAACCTGCCGCGCAAGCTCAAGCTCGGCGACATCAGCATGGCCTGCGAGGACACGCCGGAGTTCCTGAGTTTCCGCAACATCACCCCCGCTACGTCGAGCTTTGCGCCGCCGCTGAACCGCGACTTCCTCTGGAAGTTGATCAGCAACATGTCGCTTAACTATCTGTCGCTGGCCGACGTCAATGCGTTGAAGGTGATTCTCGAAACCTACGACCTGCCGCGTTATTACGACCAGCACGCGGAGAAAGTCAGCAAACGCCTGCTCGGCGGGCTCAAGTCGATCAAGCATCAGCATGTCGACCGACTGCACCGAGGGTTGCCGGTTCGCGGGTTGCGTACCGAGCTGACCATCGACCCGGAAGGGTATATCGGCGAGGGCGACCTGTTCGTTTTCGCCTCGGTTCTCAACGAGTTTTTCGCGCTTTACGCCAGTCTCAATTCGTACCACGAGCTGCGGGTAAAAAGCACACAGGGAGAGGTGTACCAATGGACACCACGTATGGGCCTTCAGCCGCTTCTTTAA
- the tssB gene encoding type VI secretion system contractile sheath small subunit yields the protein MAKEGSVAPKERINVTFKPATGGAQEEIELPLKLLAIGDYTHRKDERKVEDRKPISIDKMTFDEVLAKQELSLTLSVPNRLQEEGDTEELAVKLRVNSMKDFNPASLVEQVPELKKLMELRDALVALKGPLGNAPAFRKAIEGVLADDESRGRVLGELGLNAAAQDA from the coding sequence ATGGCCAAAGAAGGCTCGGTAGCCCCCAAGGAACGCATCAACGTCACTTTCAAACCTGCCACCGGCGGTGCCCAGGAAGAGATCGAACTGCCGTTGAAACTACTGGCAATCGGTGACTACACCCACCGCAAGGACGAACGCAAAGTCGAAGATCGCAAGCCGATCAGCATCGACAAAATGACCTTCGACGAAGTGCTGGCCAAGCAAGAGCTGAGCCTGACACTGAGCGTACCGAACCGTCTTCAGGAAGAAGGTGACACTGAAGAACTGGCCGTGAAACTGCGCGTCAACTCGATGAAGGACTTCAACCCGGCCTCGCTGGTCGAGCAAGTGCCGGAGCTGAAAAAACTGATGGAACTGCGCGACGCGCTGGTGGCCCTCAAAGGCCCGCTGGGTAACGCGCCTGCGTTCCGCAAAGCCATCGAAGGCGTTCTCGCCGACGACGAATCCCGCGGTCGCGTACTGGGTGAGCTGGGCCTGAACGCCGCCGCCCAGGACGCCTGA
- a CDS encoding PAAR domain-containing protein, which translates to MSGKPAARVTDPTACPLPGHGTNPIAAGSGDVFFDGLAAARQGDASACGGAMSGGLATTVLINGKPAATVDSVGTHGNKVTAGSGTVIIGNSHSPVPFVPPLPVIIPGIFNRVFAFKAASGKTVEGLNYKIVSESGIEKFGTAVAGTSACFSTGQKPESVSIFVTSE; encoded by the coding sequence ATGTCCGGCAAACCCGCAGCACGCGTCACCGACCCCACCGCTTGCCCGCTCCCCGGCCACGGCACCAACCCGATCGCCGCCGGTTCCGGCGATGTGTTCTTCGACGGCCTCGCGGCCGCCCGCCAAGGCGATGCCTCGGCGTGTGGTGGTGCGATGTCGGGCGGGTTGGCGACGACGGTTTTGATTAACGGCAAACCTGCCGCCACGGTTGATTCGGTGGGTACCCATGGCAACAAAGTTACTGCCGGTTCGGGGACGGTGATTATCGGGAATTCGCATTCGCCGGTGCCGTTTGTTCCGCCGTTGCCTGTGATTATCCCCGGAATATTCAATCGTGTTTTTGCCTTTAAAGCTGCCAGTGGGAAAACGGTCGAGGGACTGAATTACAAAATAGTTTCCGAAAGTGGAATCGAGAAGTTTGGTACCGCGGTAGCTGGAACGTCTGCCTGTTTCTCTACGGGGCAGAAACCTGAGTCCGTCTCGATTTTTGTGACTTCGGAGTAA
- the tssE gene encoding type VI secretion system baseplate subunit TssE: MTGYGSLFERLGGDADKRVGWSREVSAMASVAAHLAKMLSTRAGSVQTLSDYGLPDLNDMRLSLHDSLSQARLAIENFIEAYEPRLSDVRVISLPRDHDQLRLSFSIEGLLEVDGFKRQVSFAARLDGSGQVKVN; this comes from the coding sequence ATGACTGGATACGGCAGCCTTTTCGAACGCCTGGGTGGCGACGCGGACAAACGCGTCGGCTGGAGCCGCGAGGTCTCCGCCATGGCGTCCGTGGCTGCCCATCTGGCCAAGATGCTCAGCACCCGTGCGGGCAGCGTGCAAACGCTGTCCGACTACGGGCTACCCGATCTCAATGACATGCGTCTGAGCCTGCACGACTCCCTGAGTCAGGCCCGTCTGGCCATCGAAAATTTCATCGAAGCCTACGAGCCACGCCTGAGCGACGTGCGTGTCATCTCCCTGCCGCGTGACCACGATCAGCTTCGCCTGTCCTTCAGCATCGAAGGCCTGCTGGAAGTTGATGGTTTCAAACGTCAGGTCAGTTTCGCCGCGCGCCTGGATGGCAGCGGTCAAGTGAAGGTCAACTAA
- a CDS encoding Abi family protein, translated as MESAERLEVAVRTVICNLLSLKYSPHWYLKNEIFAPKGRVGIGQMLSKIEGEVERASSRLYIKAYYDSYDDPYLPPSWAMSECVTLGTWSKIFAMLRDPVDRKVISSKFGITQVEVFESWLHALTVLRNMAAHHDRFIDVKIGVSPTNLKLKGIKFTNNKTVYASLTVIHVLLSSIGFNGTFKARLASMEQRYGSAHFQRMGFPELWKTDAKGW; from the coding sequence ATGGAGTCGGCGGAAAGGCTAGAGGTTGCGGTACGCACTGTGATCTGCAATCTGCTGAGCCTCAAGTACTCTCCACATTGGTATCTGAAAAACGAGATTTTTGCCCCGAAAGGACGTGTTGGCATCGGGCAAATGCTGTCGAAAATCGAGGGGGAGGTTGAACGTGCATCATCGCGACTGTACATAAAGGCTTACTACGACAGTTACGACGACCCCTACCTTCCCCCCAGTTGGGCCATGAGCGAATGCGTGACCTTGGGCACCTGGTCGAAAATTTTCGCAATGCTAAGAGATCCGGTTGATCGGAAAGTCATCTCGTCAAAATTCGGTATTACACAGGTAGAGGTTTTTGAAAGCTGGTTGCATGCATTAACAGTGCTTCGGAACATGGCAGCCCACCACGACCGATTCATCGATGTAAAAATTGGGGTTTCCCCAACCAACCTGAAGCTCAAAGGCATCAAATTCACCAATAACAAGACGGTCTACGCCTCGTTGACAGTGATTCATGTCTTGCTGAGTTCCATAGGATTTAACGGCACCTTCAAAGCGAGGCTTGCCTCAATGGAACAAAGGTATGGCTCCGCGCACTTCCAGCGCATGGGCTTTCCTGAGCTCTGGAAGACTGACGCCAAAGGCTGGTGA
- the tssA gene encoding type VI secretion system protein TssA, translating into MSYSSKLSAHYLELAKASVSKENFAGEDVRFSSEYESLESELAKASSMHESGQIDWLKIRESSENLLRTQSKDLRVGAWLTWALYQRESFQGLLAGLGLLHYLCESHWAEVHPNKARTRSAAISWLVPRLEQVLTENIAIKEQLPMFRRLVEHLEGLDAACTEHLGDDAPLLLPISRRLKNMVQRAADNQPEPGVVGAAVAQVKQVATQLLTPGAPIDNEKEAHKALRAQQENARPLCAWWLKQKATDLRALRLNRTLLWLPIDAVPERNAEQITVLRGLPADKLKAYQDRYDQGKYADLLVELEASLAKAPFWFDGQRMVWECLQALNADMAMREVEIHFALLVQRLPGIVELRFHDGAPFADPATRAWISANVMPHLQSASAPRKVEVADTQPAWELALEEVLPILRKDGLKAAVQILKQGLQSAHGGRVRFFWQFALARLCFMAKKYELAKTQLETLDQTLQDSGLNAWEPDLALEVLHLLHSCCELLPQNHAVRERKEEIYRRLCHLDLEVVLE; encoded by the coding sequence ATGTCCTACTCAAGCAAACTTTCTGCTCATTACCTCGAACTCGCAAAAGCCTCTGTTTCCAAAGAGAATTTCGCGGGCGAGGATGTTCGCTTTTCGAGCGAATATGAGTCATTGGAAAGCGAGCTGGCCAAAGCCTCGTCCATGCACGAAAGCGGTCAGATCGACTGGCTTAAAATCCGTGAAAGCAGCGAAAATCTGCTGCGCACCCAATCCAAGGATTTGCGCGTCGGCGCCTGGCTGACCTGGGCCCTGTACCAGCGCGAATCGTTTCAAGGCCTGCTCGCCGGCCTCGGTTTGCTGCACTACCTGTGCGAAAGCCACTGGGCCGAAGTCCACCCGAACAAGGCCCGTACCCGCTCCGCTGCGATCAGTTGGCTGGTGCCGCGTCTTGAGCAGGTGCTGACCGAAAACATCGCGATCAAAGAGCAGTTGCCGATGTTCCGTCGGCTGGTCGAACACCTTGAAGGCCTCGATGCCGCGTGCACCGAGCACCTGGGTGACGATGCACCGTTGCTGCTGCCGATCTCCCGCCGCCTGAAAAACATGGTGCAACGCGCCGCCGACAACCAGCCGGAACCCGGCGTGGTCGGTGCTGCGGTCGCGCAGGTCAAACAAGTCGCGACACAACTGCTAACGCCCGGCGCGCCGATCGACAACGAAAAAGAAGCGCACAAGGCCCTGCGTGCCCAGCAGGAAAACGCCCGTCCGTTGTGCGCCTGGTGGCTAAAGCAGAAAGCCACCGACCTGCGCGCCTTGCGCCTCAATCGCACCTTGCTGTGGTTGCCCATCGACGCCGTCCCGGAGCGCAACGCCGAACAGATCACCGTGCTGCGCGGCTTGCCCGCCGACAAGCTCAAGGCCTACCAGGACCGTTACGATCAGGGCAAATACGCCGACCTGTTGGTAGAACTGGAGGCGAGCCTGGCGAAGGCGCCGTTCTGGTTCGATGGCCAGCGAATGGTCTGGGAATGTCTCCAGGCATTGAACGCCGACATGGCAATGCGCGAAGTGGAAATCCACTTCGCGCTTTTGGTTCAGCGCCTGCCTGGCATCGTCGAATTGCGTTTCCACGACGGCGCGCCGTTTGCCGATCCGGCCACCCGCGCCTGGATCAGCGCCAACGTCATGCCACACCTGCAAAGCGCCAGTGCGCCGCGCAAGGTCGAAGTCGCCGACACCCAGCCGGCCTGGGAACTGGCGCTCGAAGAAGTCTTGCCGATTCTGCGCAAGGACGGCCTCAAGGCCGCCGTGCAAATCCTCAAGCAGGGCCTGCAAAGTGCCCACGGCGGACGCGTGCGTTTCTTCTGGCAGTTCGCACTCGCGCGGCTGTGCTTCATGGCCAAGAAATACGAACTGGCCAAGACCCAACTTGAAACCCTCGACCAAACATTACAGGACTCAGGCCTGAACGCCTGGGAGCCCGATCTTGCGCTGGAAGTGCTGCATTTACTGCATAGCTGCTGCGAGTTGTTGCCGCAGAACCATGCCGTACGTGAACGCAAGGAAGAGATTTATCGCAGGCTGTGCCACCTCGATCTCGAAGTGGTACTCGAATAG